A genome region from Sphingobium sp. CR2-8 includes the following:
- a CDS encoding hydantoinase/oxoprolinase family protein produces the protein MAYRLGVDVGGTFTDLLLFEEESGAFWRHKTPSTPHDSSEGILNGVTAICGKADITPADIEIFLHGTTVATNAILEGKGARVGLIVTEGYRQIMQIARSFVPGGLAGWIVWPKPVPLAALEDTFEIKGRMDAKGNELRPIDDADIRAVLEALKARGVEALTVSLVNGYINGAHEKRVGELAAEILPDIPISLSHIVLPEMQEYERTLTTVANASVRPVVSRYVRNLRDRLRDSGMAGQLSLLRSDGGLMSSESSEEQPVALLMSGPAGGVTGALWVGKNAGIRNILTLDVGGTSTDVALIENLEARRVRTTEVGHLSVRASALDVKTVGAGGGSIAYVPELTKALRVGPQSAGAVPGPVAYGKGGTLPTVTDANVVLGYLPEALLGGTFKLDKAGSEKAVQTIADALGIGLYEAARGIIDIVNENMFGALRMISVQQGYDPRDFALMGFGGAGPIHVNAVARLMGSWPAVSPVSPGVLCALGDATTQMRAETARSFSRRFSETQESEVRTILDEMAAQTREALIADGVPESEISSLFEIDVRYEGQAFEVPLSIDPETLAKDGLAGITARFDAEHKRLFTFNMDSAHELVNLRAVALGQALDLPAAELPVGNGDPIDAKIRDHQLWIDGEIRPAVIYDRAKLRQGDIIPGPAIVTEMDSTTLIEADCTATVDRVGNILINPTTQA, from the coding sequence ATGGCCTATCGGTTGGGCGTTGACGTGGGCGGGACATTCACGGACCTGCTGCTGTTCGAAGAGGAAAGCGGCGCGTTCTGGCGGCACAAGACGCCATCGACCCCGCATGACAGTTCCGAAGGCATCCTCAATGGCGTCACCGCCATTTGCGGAAAGGCGGACATCACGCCAGCCGACATCGAGATCTTCCTGCACGGCACCACCGTCGCGACGAACGCCATCCTGGAAGGCAAAGGCGCGCGCGTCGGCCTGATCGTGACGGAAGGCTATCGCCAGATCATGCAGATCGCACGCAGCTTCGTCCCCGGCGGCCTGGCGGGCTGGATCGTATGGCCCAAGCCCGTCCCTCTCGCCGCGCTGGAGGACACGTTCGAGATCAAGGGGCGCATGGACGCGAAGGGCAACGAACTGCGCCCGATCGACGATGCCGACATTCGCGCCGTGTTGGAAGCGCTGAAGGCGCGCGGCGTCGAAGCGCTGACCGTCAGCCTGGTCAACGGCTATATCAACGGCGCGCATGAAAAGCGGGTGGGCGAACTGGCGGCCGAAATCCTGCCCGATATTCCGATCTCGCTCAGCCATATCGTCCTGCCGGAAATGCAGGAATATGAGCGGACCCTGACCACGGTCGCCAACGCATCGGTGCGTCCGGTCGTCAGCCGCTATGTCCGCAACCTGCGCGACCGCCTGCGTGACTCCGGCATGGCGGGTCAGTTGTCGCTGCTGCGGTCCGACGGCGGCCTCATGTCGTCGGAAAGCTCGGAAGAACAACCGGTTGCGCTGCTCATGTCCGGCCCGGCAGGCGGCGTCACCGGCGCGCTTTGGGTCGGCAAGAATGCGGGCATCCGCAATATTCTGACCCTAGACGTCGGCGGCACATCGACCGACGTGGCGCTGATCGAAAATCTGGAAGCGCGCCGCGTTCGCACGACGGAGGTGGGCCATCTGTCGGTCCGCGCCTCCGCCCTGGACGTCAAGACCGTGGGCGCGGGCGGCGGGTCGATCGCCTATGTGCCCGAACTGACCAAGGCGCTGCGTGTCGGTCCGCAATCGGCGGGCGCGGTGCCCGGTCCCGTCGCCTATGGCAAGGGCGGCACGCTGCCCACCGTGACCGACGCCAACGTCGTGCTGGGCTATCTGCCCGAAGCGCTGCTGGGTGGCACGTTCAAGCTGGACAAGGCCGGTTCGGAAAAGGCGGTACAGACCATCGCCGACGCGCTGGGCATCGGCCTTTACGAAGCCGCGCGCGGCATCATCGACATCGTGAACGAGAATATGTTCGGCGCGCTGCGCATGATCTCGGTGCAGCAAGGCTATGACCCCCGCGATTTCGCGCTCATGGGCTTTGGTGGGGCCGGTCCGATCCACGTTAACGCGGTCGCCCGCCTGATGGGCAGCTGGCCCGCCGTATCGCCGGTATCACCCGGCGTGCTGTGTGCGCTGGGCGACGCCACGACCCAGATGCGCGCGGAAACCGCCCGCTCCTTCTCCCGCCGGTTCAGCGAGACGCAGGAATCCGAAGTCCGCACCATCCTGGACGAGATGGCAGCGCAGACCCGCGAAGCCCTGATCGCGGACGGCGTGCCGGAATCGGAAATCAGCAGCCTGTTCGAAATCGACGTGCGTTATGAAGGCCAGGCCTTCGAAGTGCCACTGTCGATCGATCCGGAAACGCTGGCGAAGGACGGCTTGGCTGGCATCACCGCACGGTTCGACGCGGAGCATAAGCGGCTGTTCACCTTCAACATGGACTCCGCGCACGAACTGGTGAACCTGCGCGCCGTGGCGTTGGGTCAGGCGCTCGACCTGCCGGCCGCCGAACTGCCGGTCGGCAATGGCGACCCGATCGACGCTAAGATTCGCGATCACCAGCTCTGGATCGACGGGGAAATCCGGCCTGCCGTTATCTACGATCGCGCCAAGCTGCGCCAGGGCGACATCATCCCCGGCCCGGCCATCGTCACCGAGATGGACTCCACCACGCTGATCGAGGCGGATTGCACCGCCACCGTCGACCGCGTCGGCAACATCCTCATCAACCCGACCACCCAGGCCTGA
- a CDS encoding hydantoinase B/oxoprolinase family protein, with protein sequence MPATIIQSNDAPFNPGRIDPVTLEVIENALRNARVEMDATLVRTAMSPGIREQGDAFPLIADHKGRMIVGQFGSYIGPFLEGFEGTIEDGDMIMLSDPYSVGGAISHCNDWLVLLPVFKDGRLIAYTSMFGHQSDIGGKVAGSMPIDATSIFQEGVRIPPIKIYRRGEYNADLIKLIMTQVRTPEWCSADLNALIASCRVAARRVVEMAERFGDDVFVSATDELLARNYRAMKHLIATSVGEEPVSFQDYICDDGMGYGPYRIRCTMRREGERVILDFDGTDPQSPASINFFLNENMLKMFFGIYMIMVFDPQILFNDGFYELIDVRIPQGSLLKPDFPAALSGRTHALGRIFDILGGLLGQKTPEFLNAAGFSSSPHLFYSGTDRNGKYFQLFQIGFGGIPGRPLGDGPDGHSLWPGFTNVPNEFLERYFPLVIENYETVADSGGAGLHRGGNGIKMSYRFLEPGAIAIHDDRWFVPPWGVNGGHPGARARKILEKPDGTQTILGNKLEDFEVEAGDILHFITWGGGGWGDPLKRDPALVAKEVRQGLVTVQGARVYGVVIVDGEVDEGATAALRSSMVASNLRDPDMLFDFGPDIEKLRANCEAETGLPAPRQRLWAVPEAIAAE encoded by the coding sequence ATGCCTGCAACCATCATTCAGAGCAACGACGCCCCCTTCAACCCGGGTCGCATCGACCCGGTCACGCTGGAGGTGATCGAGAACGCCCTGCGCAACGCCCGCGTCGAAATGGACGCCACATTGGTGCGGACCGCCATGTCGCCGGGTATCCGCGAACAGGGCGACGCCTTCCCCCTGATCGCCGATCACAAGGGGCGCATGATCGTGGGCCAGTTCGGCTCCTATATCGGCCCGTTCCTGGAAGGGTTCGAAGGCACGATCGAGGATGGCGACATGATCATGCTGTCCGATCCCTATTCGGTCGGCGGCGCGATCAGCCATTGCAACGACTGGCTCGTCCTGCTGCCCGTTTTCAAGGATGGGCGCCTGATCGCCTATACCTCCATGTTCGGGCATCAGTCCGACATCGGCGGCAAGGTGGCCGGTTCCATGCCGATCGACGCCACCTCGATCTTCCAGGAAGGCGTGCGCATTCCGCCGATCAAAATCTATCGGCGCGGCGAATATAATGCCGATCTGATCAAGCTGATCATGACCCAGGTCCGCACCCCCGAATGGTGCTCGGCGGATTTGAACGCGCTGATCGCTTCCTGCCGCGTGGCTGCGCGCCGGGTGGTGGAAATGGCCGAACGCTTCGGCGACGATGTGTTCGTATCGGCGACCGACGAACTGCTCGCCCGCAACTATCGCGCGATGAAGCATCTGATCGCCACGTCGGTGGGTGAGGAACCGGTCAGCTTCCAGGATTATATCTGCGACGACGGCATGGGTTACGGCCCCTACCGCATCCGCTGCACCATGCGGCGCGAAGGCGAGCGGGTGATCCTGGATTTCGACGGCACCGATCCGCAAAGCCCGGCATCCATCAACTTCTTCCTCAACGAAAACATGCTCAAGATGTTCTTCGGCATCTACATGATCATGGTGTTCGATCCGCAGATCCTGTTCAACGACGGGTTCTACGAACTGATCGACGTCCGTATTCCCCAAGGGTCGCTGCTCAAGCCCGATTTCCCCGCCGCCCTGTCGGGCCGCACCCATGCGCTGGGCCGCATCTTCGACATTTTGGGCGGACTGCTGGGTCAGAAGACGCCGGAATTCCTGAACGCCGCCGGCTTCTCGTCCTCGCCGCATCTCTTCTATTCGGGCACGGACAGGAACGGCAAATATTTCCAGCTGTTCCAGATCGGCTTCGGCGGCATTCCGGGCCGACCGCTGGGTGACGGGCCGGACGGCCATTCGCTCTGGCCGGGCTTCACCAATGTGCCCAACGAGTTTCTGGAGCGTTACTTTCCGCTGGTCATCGAAAATTACGAGACCGTCGCGGATTCGGGCGGCGCCGGGCTGCATCGGGGCGGAAACGGCATCAAAATGTCCTACCGCTTCCTGGAACCCGGCGCGATCGCCATCCATGACGACCGCTGGTTCGTGCCGCCATGGGGCGTCAATGGCGGCCATCCGGGCGCCCGCGCGCGCAAGATCCTGGAAAAGCCCGATGGCACCCAGACGATCTTGGGCAACAAGCTGGAGGATTTCGAGGTCGAGGCAGGCGATATCCTCCATTTCATCACCTGGGGCGGCGGCGGCTGGGGCGATCCGCTCAAGCGCGACCCGGCACTGGTGGCGAAGGAAGTCCGCCAGGGCCTGGTGACGGTGCAGGGCGCGCGCGTCTACGGCGTCGTCATCGTCGATGGCGAGGTGGACGAAGGGGCAACCGCTGCCCTGCGTTCCAGCATGGTCGCGTCCAACCTGCGCGATCCCGACATGCTGTTCGACTTCGGACCGGACATCGAAAAGCTGCGCGCCAACTGCGAAGCGGAAACCGGCCTCCCCGCGCCGCGCCAGCGCCTGTGGGCCGTTCCCGAAGCCATCGCGGCGGAGTGA
- a CDS encoding isochorismatase family protein produces the protein MADDLNENYRGAFDGALRFGSKPALLIVDVVVAYLTPGSPLYDPAFQVALESNERLVAAARAAGMPVIFTNVVYQPGGADGGLFYRKVPALSAFQRGSAMGAFPDTLQPADADTIVSKQYASAFFGTSLASTLAAQGIDTLLITGFSTSGCVRATALDALQHGFVPFVVREACGDRHPAPHEANLFDLQAKYAEVVSEAKAIELIGG, from the coding sequence ATGGCCGATGATCTCAATGAAAACTACCGGGGCGCGTTTGACGGCGCGCTCCGCTTCGGCAGCAAGCCCGCGCTGCTGATCGTCGATGTGGTCGTCGCCTATCTGACGCCCGGATCGCCGCTCTACGACCCGGCGTTCCAGGTGGCGCTGGAATCCAACGAACGGCTGGTCGCGGCAGCGCGGGCGGCGGGCATGCCGGTGATCTTCACCAATGTCGTCTATCAACCCGGCGGCGCGGACGGCGGGCTGTTCTACCGCAAGGTGCCCGCCCTGTCCGCCTTCCAGCGCGGGTCGGCGATGGGCGCATTTCCTGATACGTTGCAACCGGCCGATGCGGATACGATCGTGTCGAAACAATATGCGTCGGCCTTCTTCGGCACGTCGCTCGCCTCTACCCTGGCGGCGCAGGGGATCGACACGCTGTTGATTACCGGCTTCTCCACATCCGGCTGCGTCCGCGCGACGGCTCTGGATGCGCTTCAGCACGGGTTCGTGCCCTTCGTGGTGCGCGAAGCCTGTGGCGACCGTCACCCCGCCCCGCATGAGGCCAATCTGTTCGACCTTCAGGCCAAATATGCCGAAGTGGTGAGCGAAGCGAAAGCAATCGAACTGATCGGAGGCTGA
- a CDS encoding aldehyde dehydrogenase family protein: MNDRVKAFDGHAIAPETTAFLKGPHQLLIDGQWVDGQGGTRVTTDPATGMPLATVQLGDASDIDRAVAAARRAFDGPWRRMTVAQRTALLFRLARVMESNSQLLAELDVLDNGMPMFIAGLTVANCVEMVDYYAGAIMRIEGTTIAPPRHVAAETEALTYTLREPVGVAGQIVPWNVPLSTAILKLAPALAAGCTVVIKPSEETPLSILALGAMIGEAGFPDGVVNIVNGLGATAGARLAEHPDVDKISFTGSTATGKRIVQAALGNLKKVSLELGGKSPVVVMPDADLALAIPGVALATFFLQGQNCMAGTRIFVHELIHDQLIEGLAAFAGSMALGHGLALSTQQGPMISDAHTAKVMGYIEGAVAAGARLVAGGKRLDRPGNFIQPTIFTDTTPDMAVVREEIFGPVMAVQRFATTDLDAIAALANDTPFGLSGSVWTRDLSTAHRLVARIRSGHVSINCHGAVGTNIPFGGYGQSGWGREFGKEGLDAYLETKAVTARL, translated from the coding sequence ATGAATGACCGCGTGAAAGCGTTCGACGGCCACGCGATCGCGCCGGAAACGACAGCGTTTTTGAAAGGGCCACACCAACTGCTGATCGACGGGCAATGGGTGGACGGGCAGGGCGGCACGCGCGTAACCACCGACCCCGCGACCGGCATGCCATTGGCGACGGTACAATTAGGGGACGCGTCCGACATCGATCGCGCCGTCGCGGCGGCACGGCGCGCGTTCGACGGGCCGTGGCGCCGCATGACCGTGGCACAGCGAACGGCTCTGCTGTTTCGCCTGGCGCGGGTGATGGAAAGCAACAGCCAACTGCTCGCAGAACTCGACGTGCTCGACAATGGCATGCCGATGTTCATCGCGGGGCTGACGGTCGCCAACTGCGTCGAAATGGTCGATTATTATGCCGGTGCGATCATGCGGATCGAAGGGACGACCATCGCCCCACCGCGCCATGTCGCGGCCGAGACGGAGGCGCTGACCTATACGCTGCGCGAACCGGTGGGGGTGGCAGGACAGATCGTGCCGTGGAACGTCCCGCTGTCTACCGCTATCCTGAAGCTTGCGCCTGCCCTGGCGGCCGGATGCACCGTGGTGATCAAGCCGTCGGAGGAAACACCGCTGTCGATCCTTGCGCTGGGCGCGATGATCGGGGAAGCCGGCTTCCCCGACGGCGTGGTCAATATCGTCAATGGCCTGGGCGCCACGGCGGGCGCGCGGCTGGCCGAACATCCCGACGTGGACAAGATCAGCTTCACCGGATCAACCGCCACCGGCAAGCGGATCGTGCAGGCGGCCCTTGGCAATCTCAAGAAGGTATCGCTTGAACTGGGTGGCAAGTCGCCGGTGGTCGTCATGCCCGATGCCGACCTGGCGCTGGCCATCCCCGGCGTCGCGCTCGCTACCTTCTTCCTGCAGGGCCAGAACTGCATGGCGGGTACGCGCATCTTCGTGCACGAATTGATACATGATCAACTGATCGAGGGACTGGCTGCCTTTGCCGGGTCCATGGCGCTGGGCCACGGCCTGGCGCTGTCGACGCAGCAGGGGCCGATGATCTCCGACGCGCATACCGCCAAGGTGATGGGCTATATCGAAGGGGCAGTCGCCGCGGGCGCAAGGCTGGTCGCGGGGGGCAAGCGGCTCGACCGGCCGGGCAACTTCATTCAGCCGACGATCTTCACCGACACGACCCCCGACATGGCGGTGGTGCGTGAGGAGATTTTCGGCCCGGTCATGGCGGTGCAGCGCTTCGCCACCACCGATCTGGACGCCATTGCGGCGCTCGCCAACGATACGCCCTTCGGCCTGTCGGGCAGCGTATGGACCCGCGACCTGTCGACTGCCCACCGGCTGGTCGCGCGCATCCGCTCCGGCCATGTGTCGATCAACTGCCATGGTGCTGTCGGCACCAATATCCCGTTCGGCGGCTATGGCCAGTCTGGCTGGGGCCGGGAGTTCGGCAAGGAAGGGCTGGACGCTTATCTGGAAACGAAAGCCGTTACCGCTCGGCTTTAG
- a CDS encoding FAD-dependent monooxygenase produces the protein MAASEHIVIVGGGIGGMTAATAIARAGFPVTLLEAAPQFGDIGAGVTLSPNAMKGLDHIGICEDVAAAGVEPTRQRIQHWEDGRTLIPINRESQRGKYGAPYVTVHRADLHALLLKAARDAGVTLRNDAAAVSTEGASVILKDGTRITGDVIVGADGVKSVVRERFETRPAHFTGHVAWRALVPAEGAVKPLADYPGIHIGPGRMVTRYPVRGGKLLNIVFFARQSGWTDEGWTIPANPADLGAVFAGWCEDVQALIGAASQVPLFKWAINARAALPDWIVDGNVTLLGDAAHAMTPFLGHGAACAIEDAVVLARALAAGGTVEEGLRRYVAARHDRASFIQAESNANADRMQGQETKNFGLGEMRDEESLGLFDYDCRTVPV, from the coding sequence ATGGCTGCTTCTGAACATATCGTGATCGTTGGCGGCGGGATCGGCGGGATGACCGCTGCGACCGCGATCGCCAGGGCCGGGTTTCCCGTCACCCTGCTGGAAGCAGCGCCCCAATTCGGGGACATAGGGGCGGGCGTCACCTTGTCGCCCAATGCGATGAAGGGGCTGGACCATATCGGCATTTGCGAAGACGTCGCTGCGGCGGGGGTCGAACCGACGCGCCAACGCATCCAGCATTGGGAGGATGGCCGCACACTCATCCCGATCAATCGGGAAAGCCAGCGGGGAAAATACGGCGCACCCTATGTCACCGTGCACCGGGCCGACCTGCACGCGCTGTTGCTCAAGGCGGCGCGTGATGCTGGCGTCACGTTGCGCAACGACGCGGCGGCCGTATCCACGGAGGGGGCCAGCGTCATCCTGAAGGACGGAACGCGGATCACCGGGGACGTGATCGTGGGCGCGGATGGCGTGAAGTCGGTCGTGCGCGAAAGGTTCGAAACCAGGCCTGCCCACTTTACCGGCCATGTGGCGTGGCGGGCGCTCGTCCCGGCGGAAGGCGCCGTGAAGCCGCTGGCGGACTATCCAGGGATCCATATCGGGCCTGGGCGGATGGTCACCCGCTACCCGGTGCGCGGAGGCAAGTTGCTCAACATCGTCTTTTTCGCGCGGCAATCGGGCTGGACCGATGAGGGCTGGACCATCCCGGCAAATCCCGCCGATCTGGGGGCGGTCTTTGCCGGTTGGTGCGAAGACGTGCAGGCGTTGATCGGGGCGGCGTCGCAGGTGCCGCTGTTCAAATGGGCGATCAATGCAAGAGCGGCGTTGCCCGACTGGATAGTCGACGGCAATGTGACGCTGCTGGGCGACGCCGCGCATGCCATGACGCCGTTTCTGGGGCACGGCGCGGCCTGCGCGATCGAGGACGCCGTCGTTCTGGCGCGCGCGCTGGCGGCGGGCGGAACGGTCGAGGAGGGCTTGCGCCGTTACGTCGCGGCGCGCCATGACAGGGCAAGCTTCATCCAGGCCGAATCCAATGCCAATGCTGACCGGATGCAGGGTCAGGAAACCAAAAATTTCGGCCTGGGTGAGATGCGTGATGAGGAGTCTCTCGGGTTGTTCGATTATGATTGCAGGACGGTGCCGGTATGA
- a CDS encoding polysaccharide deacetylase family protein, giving the protein MTASHHDGNLLLPPLPQDRIVLDASFGTRFMLFVDTEEEFDWDAPFSRSDHGVTALAGMARGQAYFAAAGVKPIYVTDYPVIDSDAAAAMMGQWAADGAADIGAHLHPWVNPPHVEAVNAANSYVGFLPEEVERAKMEALCARIEARFGRRPIAYRAGRYGVGPNSARLLEESGFRLDSSVRSRFDYSHQHGPNFQGLPQHPYWAGPTRSLIELPLSTAFAGLLRGGGERLYRAAQAMGPLAGALSRARLLSRIPLTPEGVTLAEAIIAIDALIAEGVPVLNFSFHSPTLEPGHTPYVRDESDRTAFYHWWDGVLTHLAHRGVYAATLDQLITAVPTRVEACKAA; this is encoded by the coding sequence ATGACCGCATCTCATCATGATGGCAATCTGCTCCTGCCACCACTGCCGCAGGACAGGATCGTTCTCGACGCGTCCTTCGGCACGCGATTCATGCTGTTCGTGGATACGGAGGAAGAGTTCGACTGGGACGCGCCTTTCAGTCGGTCCGACCATGGGGTAACCGCCCTGGCGGGCATGGCGCGGGGCCAGGCCTATTTTGCGGCCGCAGGGGTCAAGCCCATATATGTCACCGACTATCCGGTGATCGACAGCGATGCCGCCGCCGCAATGATGGGACAATGGGCCGCCGATGGCGCGGCGGACATCGGCGCGCATCTTCACCCATGGGTCAATCCGCCACATGTCGAAGCGGTCAATGCCGCCAACAGCTATGTCGGATTTCTGCCGGAGGAGGTCGAACGCGCCAAGATGGAAGCCTTGTGCGCGCGGATCGAGGCGCGGTTCGGACGCAGGCCGATCGCCTATCGTGCGGGGCGTTACGGGGTTGGCCCCAACAGCGCGCGCTTGCTGGAAGAATCGGGCTTCCGCCTCGACAGTTCGGTGCGCAGCCGGTTCGACTACAGCCATCAACACGGGCCGAATTTCCAGGGCTTGCCGCAACATCCCTACTGGGCGGGGCCGACGCGATCGCTCATCGAATTGCCACTGTCCACGGCCTTTGCCGGATTGTTGCGGGGCGGCGGCGAGCGGCTGTATCGCGCCGCCCAGGCCATGGGGCCATTGGCCGGCGCCCTGTCGCGGGCCAGGCTGCTCAGCCGCATACCGCTCACGCCGGAAGGCGTCACTTTGGCGGAGGCTATCATCGCCATCGATGCCCTGATTGCTGAGGGCGTACCGGTGCTCAATTTCAGCTTTCATTCGCCCACATTGGAGCCGGGGCACACGCCCTATGTGCGGGATGAGAGTGATCGAACGGCGTTCTATCATTGGTGGGATGGGGTATTGACTCATTTGGCCCATCGCGGCGTGTATGCCGCCACGCTGGATCAATTGATAACCGCCGTTCCAACGCGCGTAGAGGCTTGCAAAGCGGCTTAA
- a CDS encoding sensor histidine kinase, translating to MRFNDLLQTVLAADDRSGLGAVTLWRQCVDLMAQRDRFDQTIMTVSERGALLDRLSQLRPQLSETQRIATVVELGGRLRSPGLVAFFANDRPAIAAAATARAQLPDAAWVDLLPHLTPTARGVLRGRRDVGPATRKALEAFGAHDLVLSTVRRDMVGDDDMILTPDMRADADTGPVEAAASATVTLLRTQPADEGQIRNLVDRIARFTSNRKPLEAANSDTDTPPAPREFAFETDAEGVILWIDQGPRAALIGLSLGDVALEGGSGPDAHVTGAFARRSAFQNGRYTIVGGAMAGEWRLSATPYFDSRSGRFQGYRGQARRPFLHEVASEPRPSSMAIAGLSADSLRQLVHELRTPLNAILGFAEIIEQELFGAAGVAYRDMAGKIAVDARHLLAAFDDLDLAARVSRGDGATVPQLIDPALLVTQVATRFAEQGDIGVDIAVAPGLPQVRIDPVQGERMVQHLLRTAISVTPPSDIVTGACWFQPDGAAGRVAFAIDRPSALSGMDEAQLLDPGYDASGDWVDGPLLGLGFSLRLIRGLAATCGGGLAIEPNRLLLTIPAVAAVGDIADQA from the coding sequence GTGCGTTTCAACGATCTCTTGCAGACAGTGCTGGCGGCCGATGACCGCAGCGGGCTGGGCGCGGTGACGTTGTGGCGGCAATGCGTCGACCTGATGGCGCAGCGGGACAGGTTCGACCAGACGATCATGACCGTTTCGGAGCGGGGCGCTCTGCTCGACCGCTTGTCGCAACTGCGACCGCAGTTGAGCGAGACGCAGCGAATCGCGACCGTCGTGGAATTGGGTGGCCGTTTGCGTTCGCCCGGGCTGGTCGCTTTCTTCGCCAATGATCGCCCTGCCATCGCTGCGGCCGCGACGGCGCGCGCGCAACTGCCCGACGCGGCCTGGGTCGACCTGCTCCCGCATCTGACGCCGACCGCGCGCGGCGTATTGCGCGGGCGGCGCGATGTCGGCCCGGCCACGCGCAAGGCGCTGGAGGCATTCGGCGCGCACGACCTGGTCCTGTCCACCGTGCGGCGCGACATGGTCGGCGACGACGACATGATCCTGACCCCGGACATGCGAGCGGACGCCGACACGGGACCGGTCGAGGCGGCTGCGTCCGCGACGGTCACACTGCTCCGCACGCAACCGGCGGACGAAGGGCAGATCCGCAATCTGGTCGATCGGATCGCGCGCTTCACGAGCAATCGCAAGCCGCTGGAAGCGGCGAACTCCGACACGGACACCCCGCCAGCGCCACGAGAATTTGCGTTCGAGACCGATGCCGAAGGCGTCATCCTCTGGATCGACCAAGGGCCGCGCGCCGCTTTGATAGGCCTGTCCCTGGGCGATGTCGCGCTGGAAGGCGGCAGTGGGCCGGACGCCCATGTCACAGGCGCCTTCGCGCGCCGCAGTGCTTTCCAGAACGGTCGCTATACCATCGTAGGCGGCGCGATGGCGGGCGAATGGCGGTTATCGGCAACCCCCTATTTCGATAGCCGCTCGGGCCGGTTCCAAGGCTATCGCGGGCAGGCCCGTCGTCCCTTCCTGCATGAAGTCGCCAGCGAACCCCGGCCCTCATCCATGGCCATTGCGGGTCTGTCGGCAGATTCGCTGCGCCAACTGGTGCATGAACTGCGGACGCCGCTGAACGCCATATTGGGCTTTGCGGAAATCATCGAACAGGAATTGTTCGGTGCGGCGGGCGTCGCCTATCGCGACATGGCGGGAAAGATCGCCGTCGACGCGCGCCACCTGCTCGCGGCCTTCGATGATCTGGACCTGGCGGCAAGGGTATCGCGCGGCGACGGCGCGACCGTGCCGCAACTGATCGACCCGGCCCTTCTGGTCACGCAGGTCGCCACGCGCTTTGCCGAGCAGGGCGATATAGGTGTCGACATCGCTGTCGCACCGGGGTTGCCGCAGGTGCGGATAGACCCGGTCCAGGGCGAACGAATGGTCCAGCATCTGCTGCGAACCGCCATTTCCGTTACGCCGCCGAGCGACATCGTGACCGGGGCCTGCTGGTTCCAGCCGGATGGCGCGGCCGGGCGCGTGGCGTTCGCGATCGATCGCCCATCCGCCCTGTCCGGGATGGACGAGGCGCAATTGCTCGATCCGGGTTATGACGCCAGCGGCGACTGGGTCGATGGGCCGCTGCTGGGCCTTGGCTTTTCCCTGCGGCTCATCCGGGGATTGGCGGCGACCTGCGGCGGTGGACTGGCTATCGAGCCTAACCGCCTCCTGCTCACCATTCCGGCGGTTGCGGCGGTTGGCGATATCGCCGATCAGGCCTGA
- a CDS encoding Lrp/AsnC family transcriptional regulator: MAGPNIDDIDMHILGELQQDGRMTNVELARKVGLTAPPCLRRVRALEEAGAIKSYHAVVDPAMLGYTITVFAMVSLKSQAEADLKAFQDHVASLPEVRECHMLNGEIDFILKVVAPDLQSFQQFLTSHLTPAPNVVSVKTSLTIRTSKNLPGVPLPV; this comes from the coding sequence ATGGCCGGTCCCAACATCGACGATATCGACATGCATATCCTGGGCGAACTGCAGCAGGACGGCAGGATGACCAATGTGGAATTGGCGCGCAAAGTGGGACTGACCGCACCGCCATGCCTGCGCCGCGTTCGCGCGCTGGAAGAAGCGGGGGCGATCAAATCCTACCACGCCGTCGTGGACCCGGCGATGCTGGGCTATACGATCACGGTGTTCGCGATGGTCAGCCTGAAGAGCCAGGCGGAAGCGGACCTCAAGGCGTTCCAGGACCATGTCGCGTCCCTGCCCGAAGTGCGCGAATGCCATATGCTGAACGGTGAAATCGACTTCATCCTGAAGGTGGTCGCCCCTGACCTCCAAAGCTTCCAGCAATTTCTGACATCGCACCTGACGCCTGCGCCCAATGTCGTGAGCGTCAAGACATCGCTGACCATTCGCACGTCGAAAAATCTGCCCGGCGTTCCCCTGCCCGTCTGA